One window of Methanogenium organophilum genomic DNA carries:
- a CDS encoding pyruvate/oxaloacetate carboxyltransferase has product MSTANPVKITDTTLRDAHQSLIATRLKTEDMTELAHAMDSVGFFSVEAWGGATFDSAIRFLNDDPWQRLRTLKEGLPNTPIQMLLRGQNLVGYRHYPDDVVEKFVEAAGRNGVDIFRIFDALNDLRNMEKSMDAVKNIGAHLQGTISYTTSPVHSTEGFIELAKDLYAHECDSICIKDMAGLIMPEEARQLITGIKREIDIPVDLHSHSTSGISPMSYQAAIEAGVDILDTAMSPFSMGTSQPPTESIVASLIGTERDTGIDLMKLRPVRDICLAVKDKYGTLVNPISERIDSDVLIYQLPGGMISNLVSQLKEQDALDRIEEVHREIPQVRKDLGYPPLVTPTSQIVGTQAVLNVLMGAERYSNVTKEVKDYVLGLYGKPPGPISDEIRTLIIGDEEPFTGRPGDLLEPAYEKMAAEAREEGIVTKDEDILTYILYPAIAPSFLRGERVPEEIPRMVDARAAPAGVIPSSMDVEVDGEIFAVRILSVDGGEVGAVTPTGAKQIPRTAIKGGVTSNIQGMVLKVETRIGAEVKKGDTLVVLEAMKMENPIVSAIDGKVTNIFVDAGDAVQNGDVLLVIE; this is encoded by the coding sequence ATGAGTACTGCCAATCCTGTAAAAATTACCGACACGACCCTGAGGGATGCACACCAGTCTTTGATTGCAACCCGCCTCAAAACAGAGGACATGACAGAACTGGCGCATGCCATGGATTCTGTCGGATTCTTCTCTGTAGAAGCATGGGGAGGCGCGACATTCGACAGCGCGATACGGTTCCTCAACGATGACCCGTGGCAGCGCCTGCGCACCTTAAAAGAAGGACTTCCGAACACACCGATACAGATGCTTCTGCGCGGGCAGAATCTTGTCGGATACCGCCATTACCCGGACGATGTAGTGGAAAAGTTCGTGGAGGCTGCCGGCAGAAACGGCGTAGACATCTTCCGGATTTTTGATGCACTCAATGATCTCCGCAACATGGAAAAATCAATGGATGCGGTTAAAAATATCGGTGCACACCTTCAGGGCACAATATCATATACCACCAGCCCGGTGCACTCCACAGAAGGATTCATTGAACTGGCAAAGGACCTGTATGCACACGAATGTGACTCTATCTGCATAAAAGACATGGCAGGCCTCATTATGCCGGAAGAGGCCCGTCAGCTCATCACCGGCATAAAGCGGGAGATTGACATCCCGGTAGACCTGCACAGTCATTCAACAAGCGGCATCTCACCAATGAGTTATCAGGCCGCAATTGAGGCAGGCGTGGACATCCTGGATACCGCCATGTCACCATTTTCAATGGGCACATCCCAGCCTCCAACGGAGAGTATCGTAGCAAGTCTCATCGGAACAGAGCGCGATACCGGGATTGACCTGATGAAACTCCGGCCGGTGAGAGATATCTGTCTTGCGGTCAAGGACAAGTACGGGACACTGGTAAATCCCATATCTGAACGGATTGACAGTGACGTACTCATCTACCAGCTGCCGGGCGGTATGATCTCAAACCTGGTCTCACAACTCAAGGAACAGGACGCACTGGACCGGATTGAAGAAGTCCACAGGGAGATACCACAGGTGAGAAAGGATCTCGGGTATCCGCCACTGGTTACACCCACCAGCCAGATTGTAGGCACTCAGGCGGTCCTTAATGTCCTGATGGGTGCAGAGCGCTACTCCAATGTGACAAAAGAAGTCAAGGACTACGTGCTTGGCCTCTATGGAAAACCTCCCGGCCCCATCTCAGATGAGATCCGTACGCTCATTATCGGTGATGAGGAGCCTTTCACCGGAAGACCCGGTGACCTCCTTGAACCTGCCTATGAGAAGATGGCCGCAGAGGCGCGGGAAGAGGGGATTGTCACAAAAGACGAGGATATCCTCACCTATATTCTCTACCCGGCAATTGCCCCGTCATTTCTGCGTGGTGAGCGGGTACCGGAGGAAATCCCGCGGATGGTGGATGCCAGAGCAGCGCCCGCAGGAGTCATACCCAGTTCCATGGATGTTGAGGTTGACGGAGAAATTTTTGCAGTGCGCATTCTCTCTGTTGATGGTGGTGAAGTCGGTGCTGTCACCCCTACCGGCGCAAAACAGATTCCCCGGACCGCGATAAAAGGGGGAGTCACATCAAATATCCAGGGCATGGTCCTGAAGGTAGAGACCAGAATCGGTGCTGAAGTAAAAAAAGGAGACACACTCGTCGTTCTTGAAGCAATGAAGATGGAAAACCCCATTGTTTCAGCGATAGACGGAAAAGTCACCAACATCTTTGTCGATGCAGGTGACGCCGTCCAGAACGGGGATGTCCTGCTGGTGATTGAATGA
- a CDS encoding acetyl-CoA carboxylase biotin carboxylase subunit, translated as MTYFERVLVANRGEIAIRVMRACREMGIETVAIYSEPDKHSLHVKYADESFLVGEAHPSKSYLNQERIIDIAKKSGAEAIHPGYGFLAENSGFAHRCDEEGLTFIGPSWKSIEAMGSKLGSKHMMEEAGVPVLPYTPDGVTTLDEAKRISADIGYPVIVKASAGGGGIGMQIVEDEAGLEEAIEKGMRIAASAFGDSTVFIEKYLVKPRHIEFQVLADQHGNRVHLYDRECSIQRRHQKLVEEAPCPIMTDELRERMAESALKVTEASGYYNAGTVEFLYANGEYYFMEMNTRLQVEHTVTEMVTGIDLVRQQIAVAAGEELSFAQDDITLNGHAIECRINAEDPLNNFQADPGKIVRYRSPGGPGIRVDSGIHMGYSIPPMYDSMISKLCGWGRTRTESIERMRRAIFEYVILGVKTTLPLHHAIMNNRHFIAGDTHTHFLQEEHVKENLSRYLREEETRMQTLADSLRHGKEAAAISAAVSVYISQTQNRAE; from the coding sequence ATGACATATTTCGAGAGAGTGCTTGTTGCAAACCGCGGAGAGATTGCTATCCGCGTGATGCGTGCCTGCCGCGAGATGGGGATTGAGACCGTTGCCATCTACTCTGAACCGGACAAACATTCCCTCCATGTGAAGTATGCAGATGAATCGTTTCTGGTGGGTGAAGCGCATCCGTCGAAGAGTTACCTGAATCAGGAGCGCATCATTGACATCGCTAAGAAGAGCGGTGCTGAAGCCATTCATCCCGGATATGGATTTCTTGCCGAAAATAGTGGATTTGCGCACCGGTGCGATGAGGAGGGGCTGACATTCATCGGCCCGTCCTGGAAATCCATTGAGGCGATGGGATCAAAGCTGGGCTCCAAACATATGATGGAGGAGGCAGGGGTTCCGGTACTGCCCTACACACCGGACGGAGTCACAACCCTTGATGAGGCAAAGAGGATCTCTGCAGATATTGGCTACCCGGTGATTGTCAAGGCATCTGCCGGAGGTGGCGGTATCGGGATGCAGATCGTGGAAGATGAGGCAGGCCTTGAGGAAGCAATCGAGAAGGGCATGCGTATTGCGGCATCGGCATTCGGTGATTCCACGGTATTTATTGAGAAGTATCTGGTCAAGCCACGGCACATTGAATTCCAGGTACTTGCAGATCAGCACGGGAACCGCGTTCACCTGTATGACCGGGAATGCTCCATCCAGCGACGTCACCAGAAGCTGGTGGAAGAAGCGCCCTGCCCCATTATGACCGATGAACTCAGGGAACGAATGGCAGAATCAGCCCTGAAGGTTACCGAGGCATCAGGATACTATAATGCGGGCACCGTGGAATTCCTCTATGCAAACGGGGAATATTATTTCATGGAGATGAACACCCGTCTGCAGGTCGAACACACGGTCACTGAGATGGTGACCGGCATAGACCTGGTACGCCAGCAGATTGCTGTTGCTGCAGGTGAAGAACTCTCCTTTGCACAGGATGACATCACACTGAACGGGCATGCAATCGAGTGTCGGATCAATGCGGAGGATCCGCTCAACAATTTCCAGGCAGATCCGGGGAAAATTGTCCGCTACCGCTCTCCGGGGGGACCGGGAATCCGGGTGGATTCCGGCATCCACATGGGGTATTCCATTCCGCCAATGTATGACTCGATGATCTCAAAACTCTGCGGCTGGGGCCGAACGAGAACAGAATCTATCGAGCGCATGCGCAGGGCAATCTTTGAGTATGTCATTCTCGGGGTGAAAACAACTCTGCCGCTCCACCACGCAATCATGAATAACCGCCATTTCATCGCGGGGGATACCCACACCCATTTCCTGCAGGAAGAGCATGTAAAGGAAAATCTCAGCAGGTATCTCCGTGAAGAAGAGACACGCATGCAGACTCTGGCAGACTCGCTGCGCCACGGCAAGGAAGCGGCGGCAATATCTGCTGCGGTGAGTGTATACATCTCACAGACGCAGAACAGGGCAGAGTAG